In the Drosophila teissieri strain GT53w chromosome 3R, Prin_Dtei_1.1, whole genome shotgun sequence genome, ccgcacagcccccgcaaAGCccacgcagcccagaccacgcagcccagaccccgcaccccgcagcccgcattttacattttacatattaatttttacattttacttacaaataattcccaacttgctttggtttaatttttacattttactttacaaATAATGTATATTGATGTATATTGATTtacccagaccccgcacagcccccgcagcccagaccccgcagcccagaccccgcatcccgcagcccgcattttacattttacatattacatattaatttttacattttactttacaaataattcccaacttgatttggtttaattttagttagatgtatattgatctacccagaccccgcagtccagaccccgcacagcccccgcagcccagaccccgcagcccagaccctgcaccccgcagcccgcattttacattttacatattacatatcaatttttccattttactttacaaataattcccaacttgatttggtttaattttagttagatgtatattgatctacccagaccccgcagcccagaccccgcacagcccccgcacacCCCCCGCACAGCCCacgcacagcccccgcacagcccccaCAGCCCGCAtgttacattttacatattaatttttacattttactttacaaataattcccaacttgattCGGTTTAATTTAAGTTAGTTGTATATTGATCAACCtagaccccgcagcccagagcATTTTACTTACttacacaccacacacaaaaCCCCGCacactttctagcttttgtagttcctgagatctcgacgttcatacggacggacagacggacggacagaaggacatggccagatcgtctcggctattgatcctgatcaagaatatatatactttatatggtcggaaacgccgGTCGGTTGATAAATTTCTCTGAATTTTTGCTAATTAACTTTATTAGATGAAACTTTCTCTCAAACAAActtgtttaaaaattataaaaaataaaaagtaacttaagtaagaaaataaaaataaattgtgagATCAACATTGACCAATGGTTTTGGGAATATGCGCATTCGTTTCACCTGCAGCTTGCGGCTCGAGTTTGTGGCACTTTTCCTGTTCGACCTGCTGGCgttccttttccattttggcaAACTTGCTGCCCATGTAGAGCAGCTCCTTGAAGCGATTCTTTCGCCGCTCATCCATGCTGTATCGCCGCAGCATATCCCGTCTGTCCACAATCGACATGCAGATGTCCTGGCAATCCCGCGACGGCTGACAGAAGCTCCAGGAGCCGAAAATGGTGTCCACACAGCCGCAGGTGCGACAATAGCCAACAAAGTGTCCGATCAGATTGGAATTCGCCTTGCGGAAGGATAGCGAAATCGGCCCACCGAGGACCATCACAGTTTGCCCGGAGAAATGCCAATCGGTGAGATTATCCAGCAGATCGTGGGCTCTCGGCGGCACTGTCTCCTGCACACTGATATTGAGTTTAATGCCTTGGTAATTGGGGGTTTTCAATTCGGCCGCGTCCTTTAACTGCGACTTGGTCATCTTGACGCACTGCCGCCTAGTGCGGCGATAGGAACGATCTTTGTGTTGGGAACAGGtgggcttttccatttccccaccATCTGGTGCTGTTGGCGGGGACTTGATGTTGATGCGAATGCCAAGGACTTGAGATTCCCAGGATCCATTCAGATCGCAGGGGGCACCTGAAGTTTTAAACTTTTCATACATGAATCTAGGTTCTATCGCCTCTTCTTACCATCAGCTGGGTCCACGAAGCAGCAGGGcagcttcttctccttctcctcctcctcatccgaCGACTGATTGCACTTGGTTGCCTGAATGTTCTCCAGTCGTTCCAGGATCTTATCTAGAACCGGGGAAATCCCCGTCTGGTCCTctggctgttgctgcggcgACTGTGTTGGTGGACTTGGGACTTGGCACTTGATTTCTGACTCCTTTTTGAAGCTAGTTCCGATCGGACTTGCTTTTAAATGATATGCATCATTTCTAATAGATCTACAGCTATATACTGACTGACTTACCTGGTTGTAAACGACTAGGTGTATATCTCATAATGCCATCGACAGAATTCTGACCTGTTCCCACAATCCTTTGAGCCACCTCCAATGGGGACAGGTTCATTTGAGTGGCCATCTTATCAATGACATTACTACTACCCAGCTGTGAGGGCTGATTGACTAGAACCTCGGGAAACGGAGTTTGCAAAACGGATCCAGCTGGAGTATTACTCATGAGTATGTTCCTTTTCATGGGTGTCCTGGCAGGATGTTTTCCTCTCTCCAGGACCTCCTTCCACCagctttgctttgttttcaaCGCCTGATTGAGGTTATCGATTTGCTTCTGATACTCATCCACCAAGTTGAAGAATGACGAGTGCTTGATGGCCTTTAACCCACCAATTATATGCTTGGGATCCAGTCCTGAGAAAACCGATTGCCAAGCTTGTGTTTTTGGAACTGATATCACCCCTTTAGTTTCTGTTTTGGAATCAGGCCTAGAAGAAGTTACCTTATCGGGCTTCTTTTCGGGCTTTAATTGCGGCTTGCTCTCGAAAGTGATCTTGGGTGATTCGTTGAGACCAGGCTTTATCAAAGGAATGTCATTCCAAACCAGCTGACGATTTTTGGAGTTTGGTAAATAGTAGGGTTTCAGGCCGCCGTTCTTATTACTTTCCTTGTTcattttgataaatgtttcCAGGGCCTTCAGATAGTTATTGTTTTGCCTCGGCGTTTCAATCGGAACACAGCTTGTAGTTGTGGTAGGGGTTTTACTTTCTGGTTGCTTACATTTTGGCGTAGTCACTTTTGGCTTATCACAAGTCAAGTCCTTGCTTGGGATTGGTTTTTCAATCGGAACACAGATCTTGGTTGTGGTCTTACTTTCTGGTTTTTCGCATTCAACAGTagttgcgttttgtttttcacacTGACTGTGAAGGATGTCCTCGCCGTTCGTCCTGCTACTCGACTCGCTATCCAAAGGATAATCCGCTTCACTGGTAATTTGTGATTCTCTGGGAAATTTATGATCACTGAATAGCTGACAGAAGCCCTTCTTATACTCATCGTAAAGTCCACCAGCCTTAATGCTGGATCTTCTAGAGTTGATATCATCTAGCAAGCTTTTAAAAGCATTGGTGGCACTTCCGGGCTCCACATTTTCAAAGATCCCGGATAGATCATTTTTCTTTATAGCCCTCAATGTGGCTCTACTATCTGTTACTAGAAGAGCATCCTGCTTGATTTGATTCTGCAAATTGGGTTCCATTTCTGCGTTTATTTTTTCGGCCAATTCCCTGACTAAATCGCTTTTCTGAAGACGCTCAATCACATCCATTAATTCTGATAATGCACTTAATTTCACGGAACCCGACGAGCTTGGAGTTTTCGCTGGAACCGACTTGGAGGAGGTCAAGCTTGGCGTTGGCTTTTGCCAGGCTTTCAAGAACTCGTTGTATACGCGATGGAGCTCAAAAATTCGACGTTCTCCAGGATCCGTGACCTTTTCTGGTGTTTTAACTCGAAGCACATCTTCGGGGACATCCAGTTTCAGCAAAATCATACTACTTACCAGCGGGGATTTATCTTCGACTTCTGCATTGGCTTCAACCACAGCCTTAACACTTTGATTTTCTCTATTCCCATATGGAAGACGAGCTAAACAGTTTCCTGATGTCACGGGTCGATCATCGGTGGCATCAAATTTGATGTTGGAAAGTTCTGAAGTACCTTTCTCTTTAGCCTTtagtttttcggtttttttgggTAAGGAAGTGAGATCTCTTTGTGGTGGTACTGGATCCTTTGATTCCATTTTTGCCTCGACATCGGCACTACCGGATTCCTCCCCCTTTAAACGCTCCCGATAGGCATCATACAGTCTATTGTAATGTTTCGGGCTCAAGTCCTTCTGCATTCTCGACCAAGACGAGGCTTCCTTATGAGACATACTAAGTTCCTTATCCGCTGTCCCAGTGCAACTGATTGGAATCAGATTGGGTACAACTAGTATGCAAACAATATGAAGCAGATGCCTGGACATCTCATGTTTTGCTTTCAAATCTTTAgtattataaaaaaatgttgtttaattgtacaaaatatctgacattttttcaaaaagtgTATAGATAATTGGTCACCATAAGTGAAATAATAGTTAAGATTTATGAACACGCTGAGCCAAATAATCAAACCCCTATGCTTTACCATTTgctattttcatatttattgcCACAGAAATTTTGATGAAACAAAGGTCCCGGATTTTCCTATACCACCTTAGTGCCTTCATTCTTGAAGTCCCCATAGAAGGATTCATCCTGCGAGAGCACATCACTTTCTTCATTCTTCATAGGTACCATGTCGTGCTCCTGATCGTTGATTTGCATATAAGGATAGTAGATGTTTCTGTGTGGCTTGTAGGACTCTTTAATCACCTGTGGCGATGTCCATCGCAGCAGGGAGTGGGGAGTGCCCAACTTATCGCTGGTGCCGGTCATGTGACCCGCTCCAAAAGGCTGCTGGCCCACCATCAAACCGGTGGACTTGTCATTTACGTTTAGGTTGCCCACATTGACTCTGAAGGCATCGTATGCTTGCTCGATGAAGCTCTGATCCTGGGCAAACACCGAACCTGTCAGTCCGTAATTAATCGTTGCCACCTTATCCATAGTCTCCTTGAGCTTATGGTCCGGATAGACGTAGACACCGAGGATGGGTGCCAGCAGCTCTTCCCGACATATGATATTGTCCAGATCCTTGACCAGTACCACCGTGGGATCTACGTAGTAACCACGCCGCTTGTCGCAGCTTCCTCCAACGAGGACCTGGCAACTGGGACTCTGGTCGATGTACCTCAGCCACATGTAGATGCGATCGTAGGCCCGTCGGTTGATCACCGCCGAGCAGAAGCTATCGCAGTACGTGGCATCTTGTCGCACGACCAGGGATGCAGTGATCCCCAGAAGAGGCTCACGTATGTGGTTCTGCCACAGGGACTCCGGGACATACAGCATCGAACAGGAGGAGCACTTCTGGCCGGCGTACTCAAAGGCAGCTCTTATCGTACAGGCCACCGCCGTTTCCGGCTCAGCCGAGGAGTGCACGAAGTGGAAGTTCTTGCCGCCTCCCTCGCCCACCAAACGGGGATAGTTCTGGTAGAAGTCGATATTCTGGGCGACCAGTTGCCAGAGCACCTTGAGTACCGTTGAGGTACCAGTGAAGTTAATACCCGCCAATTTCGGATGTTGCGTTACTACGGAAGCAAACGTTGTCTCCTCGGCGGGCACAAAGTTCACCACACCATCGGGCACTCCAGCCTCCCGCAGGGCCTGGAACACGAAATAGTTGGACAGGATGGCCGAGTCGGAGGGCTTCCAGAGCACCGAGTTGCCCATCAAGGCGGGCGTATAGGCCAGATTGGCGGCGATGCCCGTAAAGTTGAACGGACTGATGGCAGCCACAAATCCTGCAGATAGCAAGTTATAAGTGTATAGAAATCCATATGAATTGTATGGATACCCACCTGAAAGTCCTCTCAACCGCATGGAGTTCCTGCATTTGCTTTGGGTGTCTCTAATGGGTTCGTAGTTGGCCAGCTCACGCAGGAAGACGGGATTAATGCGCATAAAGTCCACCAGCTCGGCCACGTCCATCTCCGCCTGGCGCAGCGTTTTCCCCTGGCCCAACATCGTGGCCGCAATGATATTGTAGCGATATCTTCCGGCTATCAGCATCGCAGCCCGCTCCCAAATGTCAATTCGATCGCTGAGACGAACCTTGTCCCACTTCACCTGCGCCTCCACGCTCTTGTCGATGGCCATTTGGATGAGCACGCGGTGGGCATGGCCGTAGTGGGCGATGGGCTGTTGGATGTCGTAGGGCAGCACCTGCTGGAAGTCCTCCTTGGCCTGGAACTCCTGGCCGTTGATAACGATGGGAACGTGCTCCACCCTGTTGAGGACGCCCAGCAGGGCGGTCTCCAGCTCGGTGCGTTCCTTTGAACCCTCGTCATACTGGAGCAGCTTCTCGTTGGTCACCGCCTCATCCAGCGCAAAGTGCTCCGATAGCTCGGGTCTCTTGCTGGTGCTTCTAACCGACACGAGGCTGGATTAAAAGTTGGAGAATATGCgtttaaaaaagaatttcaaATTACGCACAGTTATCGATTTATCGCTGCTGCTATCGATATCGAGCATTATCGATAGCAGAACAGCTGTAGATTCGATAAgagtgcaaaaataataacaaaaccCACGAAAAccaattgttattattttgtgaTGCAATAGTTTCAATATTTGGATACGGAATGCAGCTTACCCGCCTTTTACTGAAGCCTCGAGCCTCGGAAGTATTGAGCGCATATTTGAAACAATGCCATGAGCCACCTTGGACATCATATTTCGTGAAGGTAGGACTCCCTTAACCCCAACCGAGTATTTTGACCGGATCTAACGAGGATTATGCTCCAAGTCCAGTTCCACGACGTGGCCAACGATCAGAGGGGAATGTCGCACTTTAATTGGACCCTGGAAAGCGGAACCAACTACCACATACTGCGCACCGCCTGTTATCCCTATATGAAGTACCACTGTAGCAAGCGGGAGGTGCAGGATCTTTGGCTGGAGGACAAGTTCTTTCGCTTTCTTAAGGTGATCAATTTGGGTAAGTCCAGCCACTGGATTATGCTACATAAGACTGCGGTAACTCGGAAAGGTGATATGCCCTGCAATGAATCCGAAAATTCATATTGGAATGTCCCCTTTCAAGTTTAAGCCAACTCCTGAGAGACAACTTTCATATCCTTAAATTCTACACAGGCTTACCAATGCTCTTCTATGGACTGGCTGCCATCCGTCTAATAAGTCACACGGAGATCGTTCATGTCAGCGAGACGGTAAAGGTTCCCATATACTTTCTATATGCCGAGGACAAGGGCTCAAGCTTTTGATGTGATTTTGAAACAGCCAAATGTGAAATGTAAGGAAAAGGCTGCTTATCCAAGTAAATAATGTTTAGTACAAGTAAATAGAAGAGAACACTGAAGACTTCTCatccatatatgtatttgtctTTTTGAGATAACTACACTTTACTTCTTCACTTTGTGTGGCTACTTGACTTAGTGTTATGTTACAGCTATTAATTGAAaccaattatttaaatttacccAAAACAACATCTGACTGTTTCTTGGAAATGGCCAGACGCTTAAACAACAACCCAGAACAACACTCTTTCAACAACCAGGAACGATGAACACTGGAAGACATCTTATGTTTTGCAATCGGTCGGATGATTCTCACAAGTCTCATCATAGTTATCCAGGAGCAGGGCCTTCACAGAGGCCTCAAACTGGGTCAGTGAGCACGGTGCATCGCAATTGGGAATGGTCAGCTCCTTGGGGAATTTGTCTTCGCTGTTGTAGTAGTAAACCAACTGCAACAAGGCATAAAAACTAGTAAGAATCTCAACGTTAATAGTTACATTATCACCAACCTTCACTTCAAAGTCTCCATCACTGAACGACTTGCTGTGATGGAGCTCAAACGCCAGTGCCGATGCATATTCCGGAAGCTTGGTAGTCTGATCCAGTATCCCCAAGGAATTCATCACATTAACCAGAGTCACATCATGCCCGGAGTACAGGAAAATTTTGCGATCGGGATTGAGATTCCTCTTGCGCTTATTCTGCATTTTGATGAGTATTTCCGTTAGGAAGGCTCCACCTTTAATCCGCTTCATCAGATTGGTTTCGGTGAAGAGCATATAGCTACGCTCAGCTAATGGCCTAATCTCCTCGGGGTATATATTCTCCGTCCAGTCGGGCAGCACCAGACTAGCCTCCTCTTCGGTTTTAAGTGTGCCATAAAGTAGCTCCACATCCAGTACGTTTGAAATGTTCTAAAGGATGATATGCAGTCAGAAATGATAGTTTATAATGGAATTAACAACCAATATGGGTGCAACTCTCTCCCACCTTGCCTGTGTTTTTGGTTAGCAGCTTGTACAGCTCCAGGTTGTCCTCGTTGAGCTTCTGGAGTTCAGGAGGCGGGGATTTGTATAGCTTCTGCAGAATGTGGTCGTACTTCAGACACGGTTTCTTTTGGGCCAATAGCTAATGGAGATGTGATAGTATTAGGTTGATGACTTGCACTTGCCAAATGGCTATACGACTGCACTCACGATATCTTCATTGCGAGATAGCGTATTGACGGCCACCGGCTGCCAGGGAATGGGCAGCACATTCTTGTTCTCCAGCGGCGGCATCATGCCGGCCAAGACGCTCTGGGCGCTCATCTAAAAGATAACACACGGCCAACTGATTAGGGCACCTCCATCTCGGGGCAGATAGCAAATGGTTATAGAGGATTTCTTATCGGAACGATTGACGCACCACACACCGCTCCGCCGCCGAGCTGAGGACATGCACCTGCTGCTGGGTGTACAGGCTGTTCGGGGGCAGCAGCCGGTAGTAGCGCATGCGCAGATTCCTTCCCAGGTTGTACGCCTGCAGGCTGCCCTTCTGTCAAGTGACCATGTGGATTCAGAATTAAGTATTAATATCTTTatcaaaatatgtttaaaataatatatttatatatcagttttatatatctataaaGATGGCAGtggttttaataatattagtCATagaaaggaaattaaataagtttgGAGTTATAGATGATCTTAAATGAACTTATTTACATGACCAGCGTtgaataaatactttttaaagtGTAAAAATTCGTACGATAAAGTGTGTTAActgcaaagtaaataaacacaaGGGAGATCGCTATAGCTacttcctcgactatcagctACCCCTTTAAAAGGacgatatatgtacatatatggaaTACCAACCGGCGTGAGGGCTCCCATCCCGCCCTGCCAGTCGTGGGCTGCGTGCGGATCCAGCGGATAGAAGCCACTGGGATTCTTGGCCCCATGTCGGAACAGCTGGTGGGGATAAATAAACGCAGTGCTCAGTGGGCGTTGCATACAGCTGAATGGCCGAGGTGGCGGCAGCTTACTATGGATATCATGCGTAGATTCCGCAAACCCTGCTCGTCGTTGCTGTCGCCGAACACAAAGTATGCCATCATGACGAAACAGAGGGCACTTCCCAGGGCGATCACCGATATTTTGGTGCCGCGTCGCGATTTGCAGTCCATTATTAGAGAGGGGGGCCTCTATGctcagctgctgcagttgatcgagaaaatatatttcagaTTTGCAGcctaaaaatagttttttgtttattttatagcGAGTGTTTTCGATTTCGCTGGCCCCCGTCAGCGAAAcgaataataaacaaatacaagtcACGTCCGATGGCAACAAAAGCCGTATAACAACTGAGCGGCTGTCGATGGAGCACTGCCCCACCACAaccagaaagagagggggcgaTAGGCAGCGAGAGAGAGGGCTATACAAAACAGAAAGAGTGAGCTAGAGACAAACGGAGAGACTGGGAGACAAGTTGTCCGTGTGATTTTGAGAGCAGTCTTTGAACATGTGCGAATAATTAAATTAGTCGCTCATTGGCAGTGCAAATTGGGTCTCGACTAGGTGCTACTGTGTACTATATGGGGCTGTGCCAATTTGCACTCATGTGAAAAGCATTTGAAAAGAAAGCCCTATTGTTCAAGTTATTTGTCTTTCAACTTGACATGTTCCTAGAGCTCCTATTATTGATAAATGTATAACAACGAagtatgtataaaatatatatattttgatcaCTACAAATTGCAACGATAAATCAAATTGGGTAACGTTTCTGAAAATATATAGGTCTACAGTCGAACTTCAACGCTGAACTGAAACTTTTCGAATACGCAGTGATATCTATTTTCTGGATTTGGTGGGTGGCAGTTGCTCGTCATCATCCTCGGATGGTTCGCTGGTGGGTTCCTCCACCACGTAACCCTGCTCGGCTGTATAGATGCGCTTTTTCGATACTTTCCTACGCTTCTTGGGAACCGATTCGGATTTAACGTATTCCCCCGATCCTGACTGCTCGCTGATCTCCACCGAGGAGCAACTACTTGATGTACGCTGCGAATCACCGGACTCATCAGCTCCGCCGGACTCCGAATGTGAATGGTTGAAGCAGAGAAGAAGCTCGGGAATCTCATAGCCGTATCCCTCGTCATCGGTGAGTTCATTCTCCACTTGAACGTATTCCGGAAGTGGCCCATGGAAACATGAATGGGTCTCGATGGTCGTACAAATCAGGCCAGTTTCCACATTTTCGCTGGTTGGCAGAGCCAAGTGCGTTTGCATATCCGACAGGTAGTTGATCACGCCCATTGGCCCGGCTACATAGGCGGCGTTTCCATCGGGAATGGACCAAGTTGGTGAGGCACTGGTCAGTAGTGGGTCCATCATACTATAGGAACGGTTTGCACTCGCGGCACATTGGATCACCGGATAGTCATAGATTCCCGGCATAAAGTACTCGTAGTATCCCAACATGCTGCGGCGTCGCCTCGATCCAGACATTGTGACCAGTTTGTCTTTATATAAATGGGATTTCTTATCGATCTTATGAATAATGCTCGTTGGAGAAGTCCTCGACTGGCGCCAGTTGATTGACTATGGCTAGTCTCATTCGCAGAAAGTAGATGCGAACACTCAATTCGCGCATGAAGTGGAACTGCATGCAAAGTTCGAGGATCATCAGTTTTGGGGGAATCGAGTGCCAGTTCTCTAGAGGATTAGGCGGAGTGCTGCAAGCAGATGCGGTGATGACGATGGCGGCGTTGTCCAAGTGAGGACTTTGTCTGCCGGAAACTGAAGACGAAACAAATTTGGAATTTCATGCGACGAGAATTTTGAAAGTTGCTTAAATAGCTTGCCTTAGTTACATTCGAACACTACCATCACAGACAACCAAGTGGCGCAAAACAATATGTTTTCTAGATGTTTCAAAACACTCTTATTGATGTAGGCATCTCAGTTGACTTGATTAgctttaatgtttatttaaaacctTATATTTACTTCAGATTGTACGTCTACTTTTCCTAACTTTAAAGACAGTCTTTATTACATCCTCTTAGTAAGCGTAGTGCAGCTTCAAATAAGTTCGATCCTAATGCTAGTTGCCCCCGAGGACACACCTTTCCGTGTCCAGATCCTCGTCCGAATCTATCCGCTGGCAGTCGCCATGGCCCACAGAGCAGCGTTTGTACAACAGGTAGCTGAACCACACGATCAGTGGCAGTAGAGCCAATCCCAGAGGCATCAGGAAGAGCAGCAGGAACTCCCGCCGATCGCTAGTCGGTACGCCCTCATCCGTACCATCGTAGTCCGCCCAGTACTCCTTCTCCTGATCCGGATACTCCTCGTCGGGCAGCACGTCCAGGAAGGCTTCCCGGATCTTATGGCCTCGATAGCTGATGGCCACGCAGGCGTAGTGTCCGGCATCCCCTAATCGCACTCCGTCCAGTATCAGTTTGCTGAGATATATCTGTGGTGCCATCAGTTTTTCGGGATCGGTGGACAGCAGTTCATATGTGCGACCATTGTAGCGCACAATATGGGTGCTGAAGTTGGAGGTTGTGGATGCCGCGGAGGCTTCTCCAGCTGACTGAGTTCCCACGTAGGTCTGCCGGCGAAACCACTTGATGGTGGGATGCTCCTCGCTGTGAACCCGGCACTGGAACACCACCCTGCTGCCCACCAATGTGGTCTTGTTGTTGGGATACGAGTCCACAAACTCAGGGGCAGCCAATGAGGTGTCTACAAAAAATAGATTTCATAAGTGATCTTCGATATGGTATAGATGTTTCGTGATGGAAATGCATACTCTTCACATCCAGCTGATAGGTGCGAACCAGTTGAACGTCCACCGCTTGAGCCTTG is a window encoding:
- the LOC122620460 gene encoding uncharacterized protein LOC122620460 isoform X1; amino-acid sequence: MSRHLLHIVCILVVPNLIPISCTGTADKELSMSHKEASSWSRMQKDLSPKHYNRLYDAYRERLKGEESGSADVEAKMESKDPVPPQRDLTSLPKKTEKLKAKEKGTSELSNIKFDATDDRPVTSGNCLARLPYGNRENQSVKAVVEANAEVEDKSPLVSSMILLKLDVPEDVLRVKTPEKVTDPGERRIFELHRVYNEFLKAWQKPTPSLTSSKSVPAKTPSSSGSVKLSALSELMDVIERLQKSDLVRELAEKINAEMEPNLQNQIKQDALLVTDSRATLRAIKKNDLSGIFENVEPGSATNAFKSLLDDINSRRSSIKAGGLYDEYKKGFCQLFSDHKFPRESQITSEADYPLDSESSSRTNGEDILHSQCEKQNATTVECEKPESKTTTKICVPIEKPIPSKDLTCDKPKVTTPKCKQPESKTPTTTTSCVPIETPRQNNNYLKALETFIKMNKESNKNGGLKPYYLPNSKNRQLVWNDIPLIKPGLNESPKITFESKPQLKPEKKPDKVTSSRPDSKTETKGVISVPKTQAWQSVFSGLDPKHIIGGLKAIKHSSFFNLVDEYQKQIDNLNQALKTKQSWWKEVLERGKHPARTPMKRNILMSNTPAGSVLQTPFPEVLVNQPSQLGSSNVIDKMATQMNLSPLEVAQRIVGTGQNSVDGIMRYTPSRLQPASPIGTSFKKESEIKCQVPSPPTQSPQQQPEDQTGISPVLDKILERLENIQATKCNQSSDEEEEKEKKLPCCFVDPADGAPCDLNGSWESQVLGIRINIKSPPTAPDGGEMEKPTCSQHKDRSYRRTRRQCVKMTKSQLKDAAELKTPNYQGIKLNISVQETVPPRAHDLLDNLTDWHFSGQTVMVLGGPISLSFRKANSNLIGHFVGYCRTCGCVDTIFGSWSFCQPSRDCQDICMSIVDRRDMLRRYSMDERRKNRFKELLYMGSKFAKMEKERQQVEQEKCHKLEPQAAGETNAHIPKTIGQC
- the LOC122620460 gene encoding uncharacterized protein LOC122620460 isoform X2; this encodes MSRHLLHIVCILVVPNLIPISCTGTADKELSMSHKEASSWSRMQKDLSPKHYNRLYDAYRERLKGEESGSADVEAKMESKDPVPPQRDLTSLPKKTEKLKAKEKGTSELSNIKFDATDDRPVTSGNCLARLPYGNRENQSVKAVVEANAEVEDKSPLVSSMILLKLDVPEDVLRVKTPEKVTDPGERRIFELHRVYNEFLKAWQKPTPSLTSSKSVPAKTPSSSGSVKLSALSELMDVIERLQKSDLVRELAEKINAEMEPNLQNQIKQDALLVTDSRATLRAIKKNDLSGIFENVEPGSATNAFKSLLDDINSRRSSIKAGGLYDEYKKGFCQLFSDHKFPRESQITSEADYPLDSESSSRTNGEDILHSQCEKQNATTVECEKPESKTTTKICVPIEKPIPSKDLTCDKPKVTTPKCKQPESKTPTTTTSCVPIETPRQNNNYLKALETFIKMNKESNKNGGLKPYYLPNSKNRQLVWNDIPLIKPGLNESPKITFESKPQLKPEKKPDKVTSSRPDSKTETKGVISVPKTQAWQSVFSGLDPKHIIGGLKAIKHSSFFNLVDEYQKQIDNLNQALKTKQSWWKEVLERGKHPARTPMKRNILMSNTPAGSVLQTPFPEVLVNQPSQLGSSNVIDKMATQMNLSPLEVAQRIVGTGQNSVDGIMRYTPSRLQPASPIGTSFKKESEIKCQVPSPPTQSPQQQPEDQTGISPVLDKILERLENIQATKCNQSSDEEEEKEKKLPCCFVDPADV
- the LOC122620460 gene encoding uncharacterized protein LOC122620460 isoform X3, whose product is MSRHLLHIVCILVVPNLIPISCTGTADKELSMSHKEASSWSRMQKDLSPKHYNRLYDAYRERLKGEESGSADVEAKMESKDPVPPQRDLTSLPKKTEKLKAKEKGTSELSNIKFDATDDRPVTSGNCLARLPYGNRENQSVKAVVEANAEVEDKSPLVSSMILLKLDVPEDVLRVKTPEKVTDPGERRIFELHRVYNEFLKAWQKPTPSLTSSKSVPAKTPSSSGSVKLSALSELMDVIERLQKSDLVRELAEKINAEMEPNLQNQIKQDALLVTDSRATLRAIKKNDLSGIFENVEPGSATNAFKSLLDDINSRRSSIKAGGLYDEYKKGFCQLFSDHKFPRESQITSEADYPLDSESSSRTNGEDILHSQCEKQNATTVECEKPESKTTTKICVPIEKPIPSKDLTCDKPKVTTPKCKQPESKTPTTTTSCVPIETPRQNNNYLKALETFIKMNKESNKNGGLKPYYLPNSKNRQLVWNDIPLIKPGLNESPKITFESKPQLKPEKKPDKFQKHKLGNRFSQDWIPSI
- the LOC122620461 gene encoding delta-1-pyrroline-5-carboxylate dehydrogenase, mitochondrial; translated protein: MMSKVAHGIVSNMRSILPRLEASVKGGLVSVRSTSKRPELSEHFALDEAVTNEKLLQYDEGSKERTELETALLGVLNRVEHVPIVINGQEFQAKEDFQQVLPYDIQQPIAHYGHAHRVLIQMAIDKSVEAQVKWDKVRLSDRIDIWERAAMLIAGRYRYNIIAATMLGQGKTLRQAEMDVAELVDFMRINPVFLRELANYEPIRDTQSKCRNSMRLRGLSGFVAAISPFNFTGIAANLAYTPALMGNSVLWKPSDSAILSNYFVFQALREAGVPDGVVNFVPAEETTFASVVTQHPKLAGINFTGTSTVLKVLWQLVAQNIDFYQNYPRLVGEGGGKNFHFVHSSAEPETAVACTIRAAFEYAGQKCSSCSMLYVPESLWQNHIREPLLGITASLVVRQDATYCDSFCSAVINRRAYDRIYMWLRYIDQSPSCQVLVGGSCDKRRGYYVDPTVVLVKDLDNIICREELLAPILGVYVYPDHKLKETMDKVATINYGLTGSVFAQDQSFIEQAYDAFRVNVGNLNVNDKSTGLMVGQQPFGAGHMTGTSDKLGTPHSLLRWTSPQVIKESYKPHRNIYYPYMQINDQEHDMVPMKNEESDVLSQDESFYGDFKNEGTKVV
- the LOC122620463 gene encoding uncharacterized protein C15orf61 homolog, yielding MLQVQFHDVANDQRGMSHFNWTLESGTNYHILRTACYPYMKYHCSKREVQDLWLEDKFFRFLKVINLGLPMLFYGLAAIRLISHTEIVHVSETVKVPIYFLYAEDKGSSF
- the LOC122620462 gene encoding lysosomal acid phosphatase yields the protein MDCKSRRGTKISVIALGSALCFVMMAYFVFGDSNDEQGLRNLRMISILFRHGAKNPSGFYPLDPHAAHDWQGGMGALTPKGSLQAYNLGRNLRMRYYRLLPPNSLYTQQQVHVLSSAAERCVMSAQSVLAGMMPPLENKNVLPIPWQPVAVNTLSRNEDILLAQKKPCLKYDHILQKLYKSPPPELQKLNEDNLELYKLLTKNTGKNISNVLDVELLYGTLKTEEEASLVLPDWTENIYPEEIRPLAERSYMLFTETNLMKRIKGGAFLTEILIKMQNKRKRNLNPDRKIFLYSGHDVTLVNVMNSLGILDQTTKLPEYASALAFELHHSKSFSDGDFEVKLVYYYNSEDKFPKELTIPNCDAPCSLTQFEASVKALLLDNYDETCENHPTDCKT